Sequence from the Chitinophagaceae bacterium genome:
CAGGCAATTTTATCTGTTGCGTCGGATATATCGGCTGTTTCATCAATTATAGTGGGTGATTTTCCTCCTAATTCAAGGGTTACAGATGTAAGGTGTTGAGACGCTGCTTTCATAATTATTTTTCCTATTGTTGGGCTTCCTGTGAAGAATATATGGTCAAAAGGGAGTTGTAATAATTGCTCGGCGACCGAGGCATCTCCTTGTATTACGGTTACTTCTTCGGGGGTAAAGAGTTCTTGAATCATTGTAGTAAGTAACTTACTGGTGTGAGGAGTATGCTCTGATGGTTTTAAAATAACTGTATTACCGGATGAAAGCGCAGAAACTAATGGACTTATAGATAAGTTAAATGGATAATTCCAAGGAGATATTATAAGACAAACGCCTTTGGGTTCGTAATAAATTTTACAAGATGCTTCTATGTGAGTAATAGAAAAGGGGGCGTTTCGAGGGCGCATCCACTTTTTTATGTTTTTTGCAATAAATTTGATTTCCATAAGACATGGGAGTATCTCAGAAATGTCTACTTCGGGAGCAGGTTTTTGGAAATCCAAATATAACACTTCTTGAATACTTTTTCTATTATTATGTATCCACTGTTGTATCTTTAAAACTCTCTCTTTTCTTTGACGATAAGTTTCACTCCGTAAATGTTCACTTTTTTCTTTCTGGAGAGCAAAAATTTTTTGATAAGGGTTTTGATCTGGTAATTGCATTTTTTTTTAACTATTTAGTTATGATTTAATTATTGAGTCCATACTGAAAGTTATTAAATAAGAAAAATGTGTTTTGAGAATATCCATATAATTTTAATAATACCAAAAAAATGTACAATACTCTATTGAGAAGTAATTTTTTTTCCTACGTATTTTTTTATCCAAAAAAATATAAATGGAACAAATAATGTAGTAGGTAATAACCATACTATAAAAGAAGGTATTTCAACAGGGATATTATGTATATTTACAACCAAAAATGCTGTAAGAGAGGCAATATATGCCCCAACCATTCTTTGTATATGAATAGAAAGCCAGTATTTTTTTTGTTTTATAATACCTTTGTAGTGTTTTATGTCTTGTATAGAAGAAAGTAATCCCACAGCACCAAAAACTATAAAGACAATACCAAATATATTGTATTCTAAGAGATGGTACATTCCTAAAATAATAAACACCAAACCTGTAATAAGCATAGTATATGTCATAATCCAATCAATAATATACGGCTTTTGTCCGGTATGTAACATTGTAAGAAAAATAAATCTCTTCCCGGTTCCAACTAAATAGAGAGTAAAAATACCTATTATAAATAAAAAATAATCAGGGTGAA
This genomic interval carries:
- a CDS encoding aldehyde dehydrogenase family protein, producing the protein MQLPDQNPYQKIFALQKEKSEHLRSETYRQRKERVLKIQQWIHNNRKSIQEVLYLDFQKPAPEVDISEILPCLMEIKFIAKNIKKWMRPRNAPFSITHIEASCKIYYEPKGVCLIISPWNYPFNLSISPLVSALSSGNTVILKPSEHTPHTSKLLTTMIQELFTPEEVTVIQGDASVAEQLLQLPFDHIFFTGSPTIGKIIMKAASQHLTSVTLELGGKSPTIIDETADISDATDKIAWGKFLNSGQTCIAPDYILIHKNIKEKFISSLIKKIETMWDKEKTNFTSPSDMTRIVNQKQFLRLVALLKNVQQHNATFLYGNEYYPEKRIIKPTIIEGMPPNSLIAEEEIFGPILPIVVYNNLQEAIHIINAKPKPLSIYMFSKNQKAIDHLRINTSSGAFVVNECLVHFSHHQMPFGGINNSGIGKSHGFFGFLAFSNEKSYMKQRIGFTTFKLLYPPYTAWTQKIINTLIKIFG